In Tenacibaculum sp. 190524A02b, the genomic stretch AACCGTTTCAGGTACAGCAAAATATTTAAAAGAGAAAAACCCAAACATTAAAATATGGGGAGTTGATACTTATGGTTCTGTATTTAAAAAATATCATGAAACAGGAATTTTTGACGAGAATGAAATATATCCATATATAACCGAAGGTATTGGAGAAGATATTTTACCAAAAAATGTTGATTTTAGTTTGATTGATGGATTTACTAAGGTAACTGATAAAGATGCAGCTATTTATACCCGTAAAATAGCAAAAGAAGAAGGTATTTTTGTTGGGAATTCAGCAGGTTCAGCTATAAAAGGTTTATTACAGTTAAAAGACGAATTTAAACCAAATGATGTTATAGTAGTCTTATTCCATGATCATGGAAGTCGTTATGTAGGAAAAATGTTTAATGATGACTGGATGCGTGATAGAGGATTTTTAGAAGAAGATGTAACAACGGCAGAAGACTTAATAAAATCACATATAGATAAACCATTAGTAACAGTTCAAACAGAGGAATTAGTATCACATGCTATTGAAAGAATGCGTGCTTTTAAAATTTCTCAAATACCTGTAAAAGATATTAATGGTTTTGTTGGTTCTGTAGATGAATCTGTTTTATTACATAGTTATTTAGAGGATAAAAATGTAGCAGACAAACCGATTAAAGATATAATGGGAGCTAAATACCCAATTGTAGAAAAAGGAACTTCAATAGAAAACGTATCAAAATTGATTACAAAAGAAAATCAAGCTGTATTAGTTGATTTAGGAAAAGGTA encodes the following:
- a CDS encoding pyridoxal-phosphate dependent enzyme, which produces MNYANNILETIGNTPLVKLNKVTEDVDALVLAKVETFNPGNSVKDRMALKMIEDAEADGRLKPGGTIIEGTSGNTGMGLALAAIVKGYKCIFVISDKQSKEKMDILRAVGAEVVVCPTNVEPDDPRSYYSVSKRLGEETPNSWYVNQYDNPSNAQAHYEQTGPEIWEQTEGKITHFVVGVGTGGTVSGTAKYLKEKNPNIKIWGVDTYGSVFKKYHETGIFDENEIYPYITEGIGEDILPKNVDFSLIDGFTKVTDKDAAIYTRKIAKEEGIFVGNSAGSAIKGLLQLKDEFKPNDVIVVLFHDHGSRYVGKMFNDDWMRDRGFLEEDVTTAEDLIKSHIDKPLVTVQTEELVSHAIERMRAFKISQIPVKDINGFVGSVDESVLLHSYLEDKNVADKPIKDIMGAKYPIVEKGTSIENVSKLITKENQAVLVDLGKGNYHIVTKYDIINAI